TCAAATCTTCTAGAATTTCTTTATAATTTAATCCTTTGCACGCTTCCTTAAAACCATCAGTTGTGAAAAGATATATATTTTCATCTTTATCGAAGTATCCGATCAAGTCTCTAATCTGGGAAGATTCACTGTTGCTGGAATCCTCAAATCTACTTTGATGTCTTACTATAAATTCTTTGACTACATTTATCCCTCTAGCTGAATAGGATTGACTATCTTGGCCTTTTAGCCAAGTATTTCTTATGTGAATAATTGCATTTTTGATGTCTTCCTTTTCAAATGGAAGAATGCCAAGTTCAACAGCCAAATCCCCTGCTACCTTAACTAAAGCCAATCTTTGTAAAGCCCGGGCTTGCTCGGGTTCAAGACCTTTAATTTCTAATTCGGAATTTGCTGTTTCAAATGCATCTTTGATAAACCTTTTGAGTAACCCAAAATTTTTAAATCGGTTAATTATTAATTTAATAAAAGCTGGACCAGCAGTTCCGTAATAATTCGAGCATTCTTTTTTAATCTCCATTGCAAGTTGGCTTGCTGTTCTCCGATGATCTAGATCAAAAACCCCACCTTGTATTGGGATATCCATTAACCTTAAAATTTGCCCTGCCCTAGCAGTCTTTCCCTCCTCTTCAATTTTTTGTTGGGCAGAAATTTCCCCAGTAGATAAGAGCAAAATATGCCAGGAACGGGATTCTCTGATGCCTCTATCTGCATCCAAGGAAACCTTACCTTGCCCTCCAGTAACATCATAAATGACTTTTCCAAAGTCTTTCGCGTTACAGGTTCCTGCTTCATCTAGGATTAATATCCCATCATTATGAGAAGCAGCTAAGGCTTCTAATCCATTATGAGTGGTGTTCCATTTTCGAACATAGGCCAGCTTTGCGGCTTCCGATGGATCAGACCCACAGCCCCAGACACTAGCGGATAATTGAGCGGCGGTCGTTTTCCCGTGGGATGAACGCCCGTATAAATGGAATCCGCCTCCTTCTAAGCCTGCGGCCTTGAGTAATGGGCCTGCAAAGGAAACACAAAGACAAAAAATTAGATAGGGATGGTCTTGAGCTAGGTAGGATATGTTTTCTTGCCAGTCCTCAAGTGTGCCTTTTGATTTAATAGTAGCGGCTGAGGGGCTATGTTTTTCTGGCTGAAAAATGCAGTCCTCGTTTGCGTTACTACTTATAACTTGGTTGGGTAGCACATAGGTAAGTCGTCCATTTGGATTTTCTAGCCAACCTAATTGAGGAACGCAGGTTATTCTTGATTCAGGTTTGAATTGTCCTAAATATTTTAAAAAATTCCTTTCGTTCCCGGGAATGATATCCAGACCTTGAGACGCTAAATCTTGAGCTAGTTTATTTCCACTTTCGTGAAACCGTTCTTTGGGTATCGACTGCTTATGATGTTTGTTATCGCTATCAATCCATTCGACCAATACCCCCCAGGATTTACTTTCTATATTTCTCGTTCTTGCAGAAACCCAACAAGGGCTAGCTATTTTCAAATCAGGCTTCTTATCATCAAATGAAATTTGAAAAACACCATCAAACGATAGGTTAAATCCCTCTGGAATATCTATTTCACCCCAGAGTTTCGGCTCATATCGTTTTGGATTGTTTTTTTGATCAGAAAGAATAATACCTTCAATTTTTGATATCAAAACTTCATCCGACCAAGGATCAATGTTCTGATTATTCCATTCTCTTCCAAGCTTTAAAATTTTGTCAAAGGAATACCCGCTTTTAAGCCATTTTCCAACAGCAGGCAGAAATACCTCGTGCCGCTCTCCGTCCTTACAAGAAATAGGAAGTTCATTAGATGAAATGCGATTTGGTTTGGACGAATCATTTTTCGTTCGAATTGTCCTATCCTCTGATAGATAAATACTTTCGGGATTAAACAATTTTCCTTCATTTAAAAAACTATCGAACTCAGCATCAAAAGGGCATCTGGGAAGGAAATATAATTGAGCGGGTTTTTTACTGCATTGATCTAAATTGTGATCAAAAATTGAATTGAAATAGTTAAAAACCTTTCCTAATTGATTTGGTTCAATTGGTTTTTCAAATGGAATGACAACCCTCCATTTTTGTTTTTCAGGACTATGTGAAAATGTTGTATGAGCGAAAAATTCAACTTCATGTAATCTCGTTTGAATTAATTGCTTGCTGATTTCTCCATTGTCGAAATCAAGTGCA
This window of the Candidatus Nitrohelix vancouverensis genome carries:
- a CDS encoding DUF927 domain-containing protein, with amino-acid sequence MESLIEATMKTNAAFEISISRVSNTFDKNPKPDSLSWGEFCNELKNPIKSNISFDEYHKLNPNDIGDKAKRNKAKNGPGWIPGLFKSELERTNNNIDRITAIALDFDNGEISKQLIQTRLHEVEFFAHTTFSHSPEKQKWRVVIPFEKPIEPNQLGKVFNYFNSIFDHNLDQCSKKPAQLYFLPRCPFDAEFDSFLNEGKLFNPESIYLSEDRTIRTKNDSSKPNRISSNELPISCKDGERHEVFLPAVGKWLKSGYSFDKILKLGREWNNQNIDPWSDEVLISKIEGIILSDQKNNPKRYEPKLWGEIDIPEGFNLSFDGVFQISFDDKKPDLKIASPCWVSARTRNIESKSWGVLVEWIDSDNKHHKQSIPKERFHESGNKLAQDLASQGLDIIPGNERNFLKYLGQFKPESRITCVPQLGWLENPNGRLTYVLPNQVISSNANEDCIFQPEKHSPSAATIKSKGTLEDWQENISYLAQDHPYLIFCLCVSFAGPLLKAAGLEGGGFHLYGRSSHGKTTAAQLSASVWGCGSDPSEAAKLAYVRKWNTTHNGLEALAASHNDGILILDEAGTCNAKDFGKVIYDVTGGQGKVSLDADRGIRESRSWHILLLSTGEISAQQKIEEEGKTARAGQILRLMDIPIQGGVFDLDHRRTASQLAMEIKKECSNYYGTAGPAFIKLIINRFKNFGLLKRFIKDAFETANSELEIKGLEPEQARALQRLALVKVAGDLAVELGILPFEKEDIKNAIIHIRNTWLKGQDSQSYSARGINVVKEFIVRHQSRFEDSSNSESSQIRDLIGYFDKDENIYLFTTDGFKEACKGLNYKEILEDLRKKGLLRINEGHRFTYKKQISGIGRFRFYAIDSSILEYEDDISTQNSGTVGQ